In Cyanobium sp. ATX 6F1, the following proteins share a genomic window:
- the lipA gene encoding lipoyl synthase has protein sequence MLKPDWLRVKAPQRERIGAVADLLLDLKLNTVCQEASCPNIGECFAGGTATFLIMGPGCTRACPYCDIDFDKSVRDLDPSEPIRLGEAVARLGLRHVVITSVNRDDLSDGGARQFVACIEAVRRRSPHTTIELLIPDFCGNWEALAAVMAGAPDVLNHNIETVPRLYRSVRPQGIYERSLELLDRVRKGWPRTYSKSGLMVGLGERDGEVLDVLADLRRHQVDIVTIGQYLSPGPRHLAVQRFPTPEQFDAYRRHGEGELGFLQVVSSPLTRSSYHAGEVQRLMREHPR, from the coding sequence GTGCTGAAACCCGACTGGCTGCGCGTCAAGGCGCCCCAACGTGAACGCATCGGGGCCGTGGCCGACCTGCTGCTCGACCTGAAGCTGAACACCGTCTGTCAGGAGGCCAGCTGCCCCAACATCGGCGAGTGCTTCGCCGGCGGCACCGCCACATTCCTGATCATGGGGCCGGGCTGCACCCGCGCCTGCCCCTACTGCGACATCGACTTCGACAAGAGTGTGCGAGATCTCGACCCCAGCGAGCCGATTCGGCTCGGTGAAGCGGTGGCGCGCCTGGGCCTGCGCCATGTGGTGATCACCTCGGTGAACCGCGACGACCTCTCCGACGGCGGTGCCCGTCAGTTCGTGGCCTGCATCGAAGCGGTGCGGCGACGCTCCCCGCACACCACGATCGAGTTGTTGATTCCTGATTTCTGCGGCAACTGGGAGGCCCTGGCCGCCGTGATGGCGGGGGCACCCGACGTGCTCAACCACAACATCGAAACCGTTCCGCGGCTCTACCGCTCGGTGCGCCCCCAGGGGATCTACGAGCGCTCGCTGGAACTGCTCGATCGGGTGCGTAAGGGCTGGCCGCGCACTTACAGCAAATCAGGGTTGATGGTGGGCCTGGGCGAGCGCGATGGCGAAGTGCTGGATGTGCTGGCCGACCTTCGGCGCCATCAGGTGGACATCGTCACCATCGGCCAGTACCTCTCCCCCGGACCCAGACATCTGGCGGTGCAGCGCTTCCCCACGCCGGAGCAATTCGACGCCTATCGGCGGCACGGTGAAGGCGAACTGGGCTTTCTCCAGGTGGTCAGCTCACCGCTGACCCGCAGCAGCTACCACGCCGGCGAGGTGCAGCGCCTGATGCGCGAACACCCCCGCTGA
- the psaB gene encoding photosystem I core protein PsaB, protein MATKFPSFSQGLAQDPTTRRIWYGIATAHDFESHDGITEEKLYQKLFSTHFGHLAIIGLWVSGNLFHIAWQGNFEQWVADPLHVRPIAHAIWDPHFGQGAITAFTQAGASSPVNIAFSGLYHWWYTIGMRTNTELYQGSIFMMILSAWALFAGWLHLQPKFRPSLAWFKNAESRLNHHLAVLFGFSSIAWTGHLVHVAIPEARGQHVGWDNFLTVLPHPAGLAPFFTGNWGVYAANPDGLNQVFGSSTGSGTAILTFLGGFHPQSEALWLTDIAHHHLAIGCIFVIAGHMYRTNFGIGHSIREILEAHNPPKGTPFGGALGAGHKGLYDTINNSLHFQLGLALASLGVVTSLVAQHMYAMPSYAFIAKDYTTSAALYTHHQYIAIFLMVGAFAHGAIFFIRDYDPEANKNNVLARMLDHKEAIISHLSWVSLFLGFHTLGLYVHNDVVVAFGTPEKQILVEPVFAQFIQAASGKALYGFDVLLANPNSAASLASANIPGDHFWLDAINGNTDVFLPIGPGDFLVHHAIALGLHTTTLILVKGALDARGSKLMPDKKDFGYSFPCDGPGRGGTCDISAWDSFYLSVFWALNTVGWVTFYWHWKHLAIWQGNVAQFNESSTYLMGWFRDYLWLNSSQLINGYNPYGSNNLAVWAWMFLFGHLVWATGFMFLISWRGYWQELIETIVWAHQRTPLANLVGWRDKPVALSIVQARVVGLAHFSVGYVLTYAAFLIASTSGKFG, encoded by the coding sequence ATGGCAACGAAATTTCCTTCGTTCAGCCAGGGTCTGGCACAGGACCCCACAACCCGCCGTATTTGGTACGGGATTGCCACGGCTCACGATTTCGAGAGCCATGACGGGATCACGGAAGAAAAGCTTTACCAAAAGCTTTTCTCCACCCATTTCGGCCATCTCGCGATCATCGGTCTCTGGGTTTCTGGGAACCTGTTCCACATCGCCTGGCAGGGCAACTTCGAGCAGTGGGTCGCCGATCCGCTGCACGTGCGTCCCATCGCTCACGCGATCTGGGATCCTCACTTCGGCCAGGGGGCCATCACGGCCTTCACCCAGGCCGGTGCCTCCTCCCCGGTGAACATCGCCTTCTCTGGTCTGTACCACTGGTGGTACACGATCGGGATGCGCACCAACACCGAGTTGTACCAAGGATCCATCTTCATGATGATCCTCTCGGCTTGGGCCCTGTTCGCCGGCTGGCTCCACCTTCAGCCCAAGTTCCGGCCTTCCCTGGCCTGGTTCAAGAACGCTGAATCACGGCTCAACCACCATTTGGCTGTTCTGTTCGGTTTCAGCTCCATCGCCTGGACCGGTCACCTGGTCCACGTGGCGATCCCTGAAGCGCGCGGTCAGCACGTCGGTTGGGACAACTTCCTCACGGTGTTGCCCCATCCCGCCGGCCTGGCTCCTTTCTTCACCGGTAACTGGGGGGTTTATGCAGCGAACCCCGACGGTCTCAATCAGGTCTTCGGCTCCTCCACTGGATCCGGAACCGCGATTCTCACCTTCCTCGGTGGTTTCCATCCCCAGAGTGAAGCCCTCTGGCTCACTGATATCGCCCATCACCACCTGGCGATCGGCTGCATCTTCGTGATCGCTGGCCACATGTACCGGACCAACTTCGGTATTGGCCATTCGATCCGCGAGATCCTCGAAGCCCACAACCCGCCCAAGGGCACTCCTTTTGGTGGTGCGCTCGGTGCTGGTCACAAGGGTCTCTACGACACCATCAACAACTCGCTCCACTTCCAACTCGGACTGGCCCTGGCCTCTCTGGGTGTGGTGACGAGCTTGGTGGCCCAGCACATGTATGCGATGCCGTCCTACGCCTTCATCGCGAAGGACTACACAACATCGGCTGCGCTTTACACCCACCACCAGTACATCGCCATCTTCCTGATGGTTGGTGCCTTCGCCCACGGTGCGATCTTCTTCATCCGTGATTACGACCCCGAAGCCAACAAGAACAACGTTCTGGCCCGGATGCTTGATCACAAGGAAGCGATCATTAGTCACCTGAGCTGGGTTTCGCTGTTCCTCGGTTTCCACACCCTCGGTCTTTACGTCCACAACGATGTGGTCGTTGCCTTTGGTACCCCCGAGAAGCAGATCCTGGTGGAGCCCGTGTTTGCCCAGTTCATCCAGGCCGCCAGCGGTAAAGCGCTCTACGGCTTTGATGTGCTGCTCGCCAACCCCAACAGTGCCGCCAGCCTGGCCTCGGCCAACATTCCTGGTGATCACTTCTGGTTGGATGCCATCAACGGCAACACGGACGTGTTCCTGCCCATCGGCCCTGGCGACTTCCTGGTCCACCACGCGATCGCGCTCGGACTGCACACCACCACCTTGATCCTGGTGAAGGGTGCCCTGGATGCCCGGGGTTCGAAGCTGATGCCCGATAAAAAGGACTTCGGCTACTCCTTCCCCTGCGACGGTCCTGGCCGTGGCGGTACCTGTGATATCTCGGCCTGGGATTCCTTCTACCTGTCGGTTTTCTGGGCTCTGAACACCGTGGGTTGGGTCACCTTCTACTGGCACTGGAAGCACCTCGCCATCTGGCAAGGCAACGTGGCTCAGTTCAACGAATCCAGCACCTATCTGATGGGCTGGTTCCGCGACTACCTGTGGCTCAACAGCTCCCAGCTGATCAACGGGTACAACCCGTATGGTTCGAACAACCTGGCCGTCTGGGCCTGGATGTTCCTCTTCGGTCACCTGGTCTGGGCGACGGGCTTCATGTTCCTGATCTCCTGGCGTGGTTACTGGCAAGAGCTGATCGAGACCATCGTCTGGGCTCATCAGCGCACCCCGTTGGCCAACCTGGTTGGCTGGCGTGACAAGCCTGTGGCCCTCTCGATTGTTCAAGCCCGTGTGGTCGGTCTGGCTCACTTCTCGGTGGGTTACGTCCTCACCTATGCGGCCTTCCTGATCGCCTCCACATCAGGCAAGTTCGGCTAG
- the cobJ gene encoding precorrin-3B C(17)-methyltransferase, with translation MNHQPIRGLGLSPAADPVLARLRQAGLVEVIDQAGEAGASLRCHWRESSAFVVVGACGAVVRLIAPLLSDKALDPAVVVVDPQGRYAVPVLGGHGAGAEALSQRIAALLGGEAVLTGACAASGRLPLDSFGAAWGWKRGQGDWSGLMKSMGQGQRLRLRQESGSRLWRQSPAALRLDPIDIDRSEAAPELVISHRLGEGLRWHPPSLWLGLGCERNTSLSLLERAVDHCLQAHGLAAEAVAGLATAERKADEPALLALAERRGWPLRCFAANELARVDVPNPSAVVERELGTASVAEAAARLAAGAEAQLLVEKRIERSEPGEQGAATVAVALCASQQAPHQGALNLVGSGPGSLDLLTPDARRALAEATVWVGYGLYLDLLEPLRRPDQVRLDGVLTQEKERCRQALELAAQGLNVALVSSGDSGIYGMAGLALELWMELPVDGQPSFQVHPGISALQLAAARAGAPLMHDFCTISLSDRLTPWPTIEARLQGAARGDFVVALYNPRSQGRQWQLERARELLLEGRPASTPVALARQLGRAEEEVRLSSLGELPIEEVDMLTLVLVGNSSTRVQQGRMVTPRGYPGAVLA, from the coding sequence ATGAATCACCAACCGATTCGGGGCCTGGGCCTGAGTCCCGCCGCCGACCCCGTGCTGGCGCGGCTCAGGCAGGCGGGCCTGGTGGAAGTGATCGACCAGGCCGGTGAAGCCGGCGCCAGCCTGCGCTGTCATTGGCGGGAGAGCAGCGCCTTTGTGGTGGTGGGCGCCTGCGGCGCCGTGGTGCGCCTGATCGCGCCCTTGCTGAGTGATAAGGCCCTCGATCCGGCGGTGGTGGTGGTGGATCCCCAAGGGCGCTATGCGGTGCCCGTGCTGGGTGGCCACGGCGCCGGCGCCGAAGCACTCAGCCAGCGGATCGCAGCCCTGCTGGGGGGGGAGGCGGTGCTCACCGGCGCCTGCGCCGCCAGCGGCCGGCTCCCCCTCGACAGCTTCGGAGCCGCCTGGGGCTGGAAGCGGGGCCAGGGAGACTGGAGCGGACTGATGAAGTCCATGGGCCAGGGCCAACGACTGCGCTTGCGCCAGGAGAGCGGCTCCCGGCTCTGGAGGCAGTCGCCGGCGGCCCTGAGGCTCGATCCGATCGACATTGACCGCTCCGAGGCGGCCCCCGAGCTGGTGATCAGCCACCGCCTGGGCGAGGGCCTGCGCTGGCATCCCCCGAGCCTCTGGCTGGGGCTGGGCTGCGAACGGAACACGAGCCTCAGCCTGCTGGAGCGGGCCGTGGACCATTGCCTTCAGGCCCATGGGCTGGCAGCGGAGGCGGTGGCGGGGCTCGCCACTGCCGAGCGCAAGGCGGATGAGCCGGCGTTGCTGGCCCTGGCCGAGCGGCGGGGCTGGCCGCTGCGCTGCTTCGCGGCCAACGAGCTGGCCCGGGTGGATGTACCCAATCCTTCCGCCGTGGTCGAGCGGGAACTGGGCACCGCCAGCGTGGCGGAGGCGGCGGCACGGCTGGCAGCGGGAGCCGAGGCTCAGCTGCTGGTGGAGAAACGGATCGAGCGAAGCGAACCGGGCGAGCAGGGCGCTGCCACGGTGGCCGTGGCCCTCTGCGCCAGCCAACAGGCGCCGCACCAGGGCGCGCTGAATCTGGTGGGCAGCGGACCGGGCTCCCTCGACCTGCTCACCCCCGACGCCCGCCGGGCCCTGGCCGAGGCCACGGTCTGGGTGGGCTATGGCCTCTACCTGGATCTGCTCGAACCCCTGAGGCGCCCCGATCAGGTGCGCCTGGACGGGGTGCTCACCCAGGAAAAGGAGCGCTGCCGCCAGGCCCTGGAATTGGCCGCCCAGGGCCTGAACGTGGCCCTGGTGTCGTCAGGGGACAGCGGGATCTACGGCATGGCGGGGCTGGCCCTTGAGCTCTGGATGGAGCTACCCGTCGATGGACAGCCAAGTTTCCAGGTGCATCCAGGCATCTCAGCGCTGCAACTGGCGGCCGCCCGGGCCGGAGCGCCGCTGATGCACGATTTCTGCACCATTAGCCTCAGCGACCGGCTCACCCCCTGGCCCACGATCGAAGCGCGCCTGCAAGGGGCCGCCCGCGGTGATTTCGTCGTCGCCCTCTACAACCCCCGCTCCCAGGGGAGACAGTGGCAACTGGAGCGGGCCCGGGAACTGCTGCTCGAAGGGCGGCCCGCCAGCACACCTGTGGCCCTGGCACGGCAACTGGGGCGTGCCGAAGAAGAGGTGCGGCTCAGCAGCCTCGGTGAGCTGCCCATCGAGGAGGTGGACATGCTCACCCTGGTGCTGGTGGGGAACAGCAGCACCAGGGTGCAACAGGGCCGCATGGTGACCCCGCGGGGCTATCCCGGGGCCGTGCTGGCCTGA
- the psaA gene encoding photosystem I core protein PsaA, whose product MTISPPERGKTAKAQVDRNPVPVSFELFGKPGHFDRTLAKGPKTTTWVWNLHANAHDFDSHTSDLEEVSRKIFSAHFGHLAVIFIWLSGAFYHGARFSNYSGWLADPTHVKPSAQVVWPIFGQEILNGDVGGGFHGIQITSGLFHVWRAWGFTNEFQLLCTAIGALVMAGLMLNAGVFHYHKAAPKLEWFQNVESMLNHHLAGLLGLGSLSWTGHLIHVSLPTTALMDAIDAGKPLVLDGKTIASVADIPLPHEFLNQDLIAQLYPGFGAGIQAFFTGNWAAYSDILTFKGGLNPVTGSLWMTDIAHHHLAIAVLFIVAGHQYRTNWGIGHSIKEILEGQKGDPLLFPAPNGHDGLYEFLTTSWHAQLAINLALLGSLSIIVAQHMYAMPPYPYIAVDYPTQLSIFTHHMWIGGLIIVGAGAHGAIALIRDYDPAKHIDNVLDRVLKARDALISHLNWVCIWLGFHSFGLYIHNDTMRALGRPQDMFSDSAIELKPIFAQWIQGLHAAAAGTTAPNALAGVSEVFNGAVVAVGGKVAMGPIPLGTADFMVHHIHAFTIHVTVLILLKGVLYSRSSRLVPDKASLGFRFPCDGPGRGGTCQVSAWDHVFLGLFWMYNSISIVIFHFSWKMQSDVWGTVNADGSVSHITNGNFAQSAITINGWLRDFLWAQAAQVINSYGSSSSAYGLMFLGAHFIWAFSLMFLFSGRGYWQELIESIVWAHNKLKVAPAIQPRALSITQGRAVGVAHYLLGGIATTWAFFLARIVAVG is encoded by the coding sequence ATGACCATCAGCCCACCAGAACGTGGGAAAACGGCGAAGGCCCAAGTTGACCGGAACCCCGTTCCTGTCAGCTTCGAGTTGTTCGGCAAACCCGGACACTTCGATCGCACCCTCGCTAAAGGTCCCAAAACCACCACCTGGGTTTGGAACCTCCACGCCAACGCTCACGATTTCGACAGCCACACGAGCGATCTCGAAGAGGTCTCTCGCAAGATCTTCAGCGCTCACTTCGGCCATCTGGCCGTCATCTTCATCTGGCTGAGCGGCGCCTTCTATCACGGTGCCCGCTTCTCCAACTATTCCGGCTGGCTGGCCGACCCCACGCATGTGAAACCCAGTGCGCAGGTGGTCTGGCCAATCTTTGGCCAGGAAATCCTTAACGGGGATGTGGGTGGCGGTTTCCACGGCATTCAGATCACCTCCGGTCTCTTCCATGTCTGGAGGGCCTGGGGCTTCACCAACGAGTTCCAATTGCTGTGCACCGCCATCGGTGCGCTGGTGATGGCGGGCTTGATGCTGAACGCCGGGGTGTTCCACTACCACAAGGCCGCTCCAAAGCTTGAGTGGTTCCAGAACGTTGAGTCCATGCTCAACCACCACCTGGCTGGCCTTCTGGGCTTGGGATCCCTCTCCTGGACGGGGCACCTGATCCATGTGTCTCTGCCCACGACCGCGCTGATGGATGCGATCGATGCCGGGAAACCCCTGGTGCTCGATGGCAAGACCATCGCTTCGGTGGCGGACATCCCCCTCCCGCACGAATTCCTCAACCAGGACCTGATCGCTCAGCTTTACCCCGGTTTCGGGGCCGGCATCCAGGCGTTCTTCACTGGAAACTGGGCCGCCTACAGCGACATCCTCACCTTCAAGGGTGGGTTGAATCCTGTAACGGGCAGCCTCTGGATGACCGACATCGCCCATCACCACCTGGCGATCGCGGTGCTCTTCATCGTTGCCGGTCATCAGTACCGCACGAACTGGGGCATCGGTCACAGCATCAAGGAGATCCTCGAGGGCCAGAAGGGTGATCCCCTGCTGTTCCCGGCCCCTAATGGCCACGATGGTCTCTATGAGTTTCTGACCACCTCCTGGCATGCCCAACTGGCCATCAACCTGGCTCTATTGGGTTCGCTGAGCATCATCGTCGCTCAGCACATGTATGCGATGCCTCCGTATCCGTACATCGCTGTCGACTACCCCACCCAGCTATCGATCTTCACCCACCACATGTGGATCGGTGGCCTCATCATCGTTGGCGCCGGAGCCCATGGAGCCATCGCGCTCATCCGCGACTACGACCCCGCCAAGCACATCGACAATGTGCTGGATCGGGTGCTCAAGGCTCGGGATGCGCTGATCAGTCACCTCAACTGGGTGTGCATCTGGCTGGGCTTCCACAGCTTTGGCCTCTACATCCACAACGACACCATGCGTGCCCTGGGCCGTCCCCAGGACATGTTCAGTGACTCCGCCATTGAGCTGAAGCCGATCTTCGCCCAGTGGATCCAGGGTCTGCACGCCGCTGCTGCCGGCACCACCGCTCCCAATGCGCTGGCCGGTGTGAGCGAAGTGTTCAACGGTGCCGTCGTTGCCGTCGGGGGCAAGGTGGCCATGGGTCCGATCCCCCTGGGAACGGCCGACTTCATGGTTCACCACATCCATGCCTTCACGATCCACGTCACGGTGTTGATCCTGCTGAAGGGTGTCCTCTACAGCCGCAGCTCCAGGCTTGTGCCCGACAAGGCCAGCCTGGGCTTCCGCTTCCCCTGCGACGGCCCCGGCCGTGGCGGTACCTGCCAGGTTTCGGCTTGGGACCACGTGTTCCTCGGCCTGTTCTGGATGTACAACTCCATCTCGATCGTGATCTTCCACTTCAGCTGGAAGATGCAGAGCGATGTGTGGGGAACGGTGAATGCAGATGGCTCCGTCTCGCACATCACCAATGGCAACTTCGCCCAGAGCGCCATCACCATCAATGGTTGGCTGCGTGATTTCCTGTGGGCTCAGGCCGCACAGGTGATCAACAGCTATGGCTCCTCCTCGAGTGCCTACGGACTGATGTTCCTTGGAGCGCACTTCATCTGGGCCTTCAGCCTCATGTTCCTGTTCAGTGGCCGCGGCTACTGGCAAGAGCTGATCGAGTCCATCGTCTGGGCTCACAACAAGCTGAAGGTGGCACCCGCCATCCAACCGCGGGCGCTGAGCATCACCCAGGGTCGCGCCGTTGGCGTTGCCCACTATCTCCTCGGCGGTATCGCAACCACCTGGGCTTTCTTCCTGGCCCGCATCGTCGCGGTCGGCTGA